GATTTCCCAGTTATTTTTCTGTGCACTCTTGCTCTTATGTTTTTTTAGTGTGcctttttatgtttttcttgtATTCATGTATGGACTACCATAACAATCCTATTTGTGTCGCAGCAGGCGTGCTTACTGCCTCAACGGGTAAAAGGAAGGGATCACCCTCTCAATAAGATGGCGATGGTGATTCTCAAGCTGccaaaataatgagaaattcAATCCCAGACCTTCCTGAGGTACCGAGGCATTGAGTTCTGATGATGCAGGTTTAGATTGCAAGCTTATTATCACCATGACTCCACTTATCCAAAAAAAAGGACAGACAAGATTAATTTAGTGCTACGATTTCTTACTGAATTAGTGACTGTCCTCTCTGCAAAGGCTGCTAACATCTCCAACACATCTTCCAGAATTTGATTCATAAGTGGGATGCTTTCGTACAACTTATAGCTAATTTAgtgcttcctccgtttcaggggttaagatgttttaactttagtcaaaatcaaactgcttcaactttgatcaaatttataaaaaaacagtaatatttttgacccaagataaatttataataatgataatttaattattaatttaataaaactattttggttatgtaaatattattatatttgcctataaacttagttaaatttaaagtagtttaattttgacaaaaatcaaaacatcttataagcTAAAACATAGGGAGTACAAAGGATGCTTTGGTACTACACCAAAAGATCACAAAATGAACTTTGAAACTATAagactaaaaaaattaaatatttgcttATAAATAtaggagtaaattttacaaaactatatgttttatggttcaagttacaGAAAACCACACATATTTTAACACTTGGTacttaagtatatatattttggtagtttagtttcacaaaaccacactatcgatgaatggattcacccatGATATGACGTGGTTGTTTTATCTAGGATGTggacgtggcatcctattaaTTTTGTGCGATGGCTGGTAATAGGATGCCATGTCCTCGTCCTAGGTGAAACAACCACGTCATTTCACGGGTGAATCCATCcattgatagtgtggttttgtgaaacaacactaccaaaatatatgtacttaagtgtcAAGTATCAAAGTGTGTGCGATTTTCTACAACTTGGACCAtaaaacgtgtagttttgtgaaatttattcaAAACATAAGTATGAGCGAACGACGGGGCAGTTCGTTTTCAATCGAGCTCTTGAGAGGAACGGAGGAAGCAATTTGAGGCCGTTGGATCCATGATCAATGCTTCAGATGGCACGAGAATCACTCGCCTCTCTctcacctcttcttcctcagctCCGTTCCCTActtccctccctctccggcgtccgccgccgccgccgccgccgccgcgccggcacACCATGGCGGCTTCGCCGTGAGCTCATCATGAGCTTCAAGCACGGCTCCGACTCCGATATCTCCCTCCCGCACCAATgccagcctcctccctccgcctccgcgccctcctcgcgtcgccggcaccgctccccgcgcgcgcgctcctcgccgcccacgCCCTCCTGCTCACGTCCGGCCTCGCCGCGGACTCCGCCCTCCTCGCGCACTTCGCCAGGCACCTCGCCTCCGCGGccgcgcgctcctcctcctccgccgccgccgcctccgccttccgcgcgctgctcctcctccgcccgcgcTGCGCACACCCGTTCAACGCTCTCATCTCCAGCCTCACCCATGCGGGCGACCCCTCCGCGGCGTTCCGCGCCTtcgcgctcctcctcgtcgcgtccggcgcgggcgcgggcgcgcggccGGACGGGTACACGCTCCCCGCGGCGCTCAAGGCGTGCGCGCGGCTgggcggcggcctccgggaggGCTGCCAGGCGCACGCGGTCGCGGAGAAGGCCGGGTTCCTGGGGCGCGTCCCTGTGCAGAACGCGCTGGTCACGTTCTACGGTGCCTGCGGCCAGTGTGGCGACGCGaggaaggtgttcgacgaaatggcAGAGCGGGACGTTGTGTCATGGACCGCGCTGTTGTCTGCGTTCACCAGGGGAGGTATGTTCATGGAGGCTCTCGGGGTCCTTGCTGAGATGGACGTTACACCGAACGAGGTAACACTGGCAAGCGTGCTTGTCGCTTGTGGAAATCTGGGGACGGCACGGGCTGGGAAGGCCGTGCATGGATGGTACTTCAGGCGGGAGAAGGAGCTGAACCTAATTGTTGGCAATGCTCTGTTAGATATGTATGTCAAGTGCGAGAAACTGGATCTTGCAAGGAGGGTATTTGACATGCTTTTGGCGAGGGACATTGTTTCATGGACGGTTATGATAAGTGGCTTGGTGCAGTGCAAGCGTCCTAGTGAAGCATTGGAGGTGTTCAATGCGATGCAGATATCGGGAGTGAAGCCAGACAAGGTTGTTCTTTCCACTGTCCTCTCAGCTTGTGCAAGCTTGGGCGCACTGGAGTCTGGTAGGTGGGTTCATGAGTACATAGAACGGAAGGGCATCGAGTGGGATGTGCATGTGGGGACTTCAGTTGTTGATATGTACGTCAAGTGTGGATGCTTGGACACCGCTGTTTCCATCTTCCAAGAGATGCCCCTCAAGAATGTATCTTCCTGGAATGCGTTGATCAATGGGTTTGCATTGCATGGTCGTGGCAGGGAGGCTCTTGACTGCTTTGACAGGATGGTTGCATCAGGTTTGCACCCCAATGAGGTCACTTTTATAACTGTCCTTGGTGCATGTTGCCACTCTGGTTTAGTGCAAGAAGGCCGTCAGTTGTTTGAGTTGATGACAAAGTCCTACAAGCTCTCACCTTGGGAAGATCATTATGGTTGCATGGTTGATCTTCTTGGAAGAGCTGGGCTCATCCAGGAAGCATATGATGTAATTAAAGCCATGCCTATGAGACCCGGTGTGTTCACATGGGTAACCCTACTAAGTGCATGCCAAGCTCATGGACGAATGGATTTCTCGCAGCAGATTCTTATGCATATCCATGAGTTGGAGTCCTCTGGGAATGGGATTTATGTCCTTCTCTCCAACATGTATGCAGTGAGTGATAGATGGGCAGATGTAGGGAAGGCGAGAGGGTTCATGAATGAGAAAGGCATGCAGAAGGAACCAGGATCCAGTGTGATTGAGGTGAATGGGAAGACCTGTGAATTCTTAGTTGGGCAACAGAACCATCTGTATATGGATGATGTACGTGCAATGCTTTCCATACTTATGAAGCAAATACATCTGGATGGTCTCTAGTTCTTTAGGATTTAAATGGTTATTGTGTTCTGCCGAGATCATCTTGCTGCTTGTGTTCCATTTGGACAAATGATGATCAACGATTCTTGGATTGGTTACTATGTTTGCATTTacactatttattattcctaAGCTAATGTGAGGATTTTCTGGTACTAAAGCTTAGCAGTCAAGTGGTCTGCCTAACAGTGAAATCCGCAAGTCAGCATCGTGATCAGACTGGCAAATGGAGGAATAGACCTGACAGTTATAAGCCATTGGCATAATATTGAGACTGCTAGAGTTTCCACTATGCACATTATTGCACCAATAGTTATGCAAAGTTCTCAGTAAGCCTAGGATGCTTTCTTTTTTAAAGAACATGACGTGTTATCAGTTGCATTCTTCAATGATGCACTCAATTTGTTGCTTTGATAGTCGCTTTTGAACATGACATGGACAACAGTTGTTGGGTGCAGAATCAGTAGGATTTCGTTCCTGAAGAACCAGATAAAGTGTTCTCCAAGATGAGATCTGAAGCTAAATTCATTCGTAAAGCACCTTGTTTAGTGCCTGGATACGTATCAAAGGTAGTAGTTCTTAAATGAAGATACATTAAAAGGTCCACCATTGACCAGCACGTTGCGATGTGCCTGACCCCATTCATCTTCTCACATGAATATCACCTCTTCTTGTAGAGGGCTATGAATGATCCTGACTTTTATCTAATGTACCGTCTGCCTCCACATCCGTTCTCCCTCTGGCAATTGAAGAACACTGCTGCCACAGGAGGTCCAAGATTATACAGTGCGGAAAAATCTCTTGTATTGAAATTTGGTCTCCATCCTGGTGCATAAATAGTCTGTTGTACATATTGGCGAAATAATATAAAGACAAAACGATGTATCCCTGCAGTTGGTTTTGGGCTTTCATAACTGACAACTTCATTTCCTGTaataaaaattgttaaaacaTGTTAAAGTCAGTTCATATGAGTATTGCTCTCAGCCTCTCAAACTTAAAAGTTCTATGCATGAAGTATGGACATCCATTGGTCAAGTTTaggttaataaaaaaatagcataGGGATGCTCATGTTGAGCTCAGTGCAGTCAGATCAGACAAGTTTATGACAATCATAGTTAAAAGAAATTATTTCCATGGGTTGATGTCGAAGGCAGGACGATCTGCTGTTTATCATCTGAAATCCAGGTATGACATTGGTGTATCGTTATCCTTCAGATTTACTATATGCTCTTATAGTTTAGTTTTAGTGTTTATTAAATGTAACTACAAATGATACACTTtgctagttttttatttttaattatgttGTCATCTGGACCAGCACGATATGTATTTGCTTTAAAATCTTGGATGACTTGATGCCATCAAAACATTaaattcagaaaagaaaagaataggaATAACCCACCATAACTAGCATTTGCCGATTCTGGAATGTCTGTCACCAACCTGTCACATGCAAATAACCATAAGAATAGCTTTTGATTTTGTATTTGTCACGTCACACACAAGTGGAGAAGTAGAATTGTATAAACCAattaattctgaaatgtttcaGATTTTACCAATGAAGGTATTCTCTTTTTGTTGGGTTGCTTGGACTTGGCGAGTCAGGATCCACCATCACCTAAAAGCAAGTTAGCGTGTTACTTCTAGGGAAAAATATAACTTTTTAGTTAAATAAAACATTATCATTCCAAGCAAAGGATAAAAACTTTGAATTTGAGGGTATAAGGTCCATGAACTGTGCATCTCAGTTACTTGTGTTCCACTAAGATTATATGGCCATTGCTTTCTTAATTGACACAACCCAGATACAAGGCTCTCCATAACTTTGATGCTTTAGAAAATTAACTTTCTATAACACTATTATTTTGTTAGCTTCAATGGTTGTGTCACTACTAATGCATCTTCATGATTCTAGCAAAGTACAGTTAATTTTTTAATGCATCTAATCATAATGATTCAGATTCCTATACTTCATGGCTGACGTGCATAATTTTGATCCACAGGCAGCATTCAAATATGCAGGTATATGTGCTGACCTATCAAAAGCAAACAGAATATCTTTGTTTACACGAAATAAAGAAATAGAGGTGCAAAGGTCTTTTTCAATCCACCCAGTCACACAGATGAAGTTGTACAACTTACAGAAAGCTGAGAATATTTGCTTCCAGTGTTCTATACGTACTGAACACTAATAGCACATGCTACAGGTATAGCACTCTACACAGTTGGATGGGGCTCGTGTAATTAGGCACATGCTTTTTTCCCCCTGGGCTAGATGCCAAATAGTATTCCTTATGAACTCAATATTGTTCAATGCAGTAATGAGGATTTGGACTTACCAGAGTGTAAAGGTTCCTTATGTCGCGGCCAGCAATTTCAATCCTTGGTTCATTTGCTACCTGTGACGGTTTGAGCTCAGACCCATTTGTTAATTCCTTGTTGTTGTATAGGACCTTGAGTGATGCTGATTTGTTGAATGGGTCTAAGATATCCCCAACAACATGTCCTACGACAAGTGGGTCCCTTGACATGGCTAGTGAAGATTGATGATCTTCAGGAGTTGAGCAAGAAGAGGCTGTGCTAAGAAGCTAACTTGAGCAGAAATGTTGAACTTGGGTGAACTGATGAGTGCAGGTATGTGCCctatatatactcacaatctaAGTGCTGAAGGCATTCGTGGTATCAGGAGTTGTTAGCTCCTGAAGACTTGGAATCTTAACTTTAAGGCGTAGGCAGGTGTACTGTATTATA
This window of the Oryza sativa Japonica Group chromosome 4, ASM3414082v1 genome carries:
- the LOC4336227 gene encoding pentatricopeptide repeat-containing protein At4g38010; amino-acid sequence: MPASSLRLRALLASPAPLPARALLAAHALLLTSGLAADSALLAHFARHLASAAARSSSSAAAASAFRALLLLRPRCAHPFNALISSLTHAGDPSAAFRAFALLLVASGAGAGARPDGYTLPAALKACARLGGGLREGCQAHAVAEKAGFLGRVPVQNALVTFYGACGQCGDARKVFDEMAERDVVSWTALLSAFTRGGMFMEALGVLAEMDVTPNEVTLASVLVACGNLGTARAGKAVHGWYFRREKELNLIVGNALLDMYVKCEKLDLARRVFDMLLARDIVSWTVMISGLVQCKRPSEALEVFNAMQISGVKPDKVVLSTVLSACASLGALESGRWVHEYIERKGIEWDVHVGTSVVDMYVKCGCLDTAVSIFQEMPLKNVSSWNALINGFALHGRGREALDCFDRMVASGLHPNEVTFITVLGACCHSGLVQEGRQLFELMTKSYKLSPWEDHYGCMVDLLGRAGLIQEAYDVIKAMPMRPGVFTWVTLLSACQAHGRMDFSQQILMHIHELESSGNGIYVLLSNMYAVSDRWADVGKARGFMNEKGMQKEPGSSVIEVNGKTCEFLVGQQNHLYMDDVRAMLSILMKQIHLDGL
- the LOC4336228 gene encoding protein FLOWERINGUS T, whose product is MSRDPLVVGHVVGDILDPFNKSASLKVLYNNKELTNGSELKPSQVANEPRIEIAGRDIRNLYTLVMVDPDSPSPSNPTKREYLHWLVTDIPESANASYGNEVVSYESPKPTAGIHRFVFILFRQYVQQTIYAPGWRPNFNTRDFSALYNLGPPVAAVFFNCQRENGCGGRRYIR